A genomic region of Mycolicibacterium poriferae contains the following coding sequences:
- the sepH gene encoding septation protein SepH gives MRELKVVGLDVDGRRIICETDDSTEKFVLRSDDRLKAAVRGDRVGSNQTTIDVEVPNVLRPKDIQARIRAGASVEQIASASGADIERVERFAHPVLLERSRAAELATAAHPILADGPSVLTLLETVTTALIARGLNPDDTTWDAWRNEDGRWTVQLAWKAGMSDNVAHFRYAPGAHGGTVSAFDDAASQLIDPDFSRPLRPLAPVPQLALEEPEQPVDPPVEQHIEPEEEPQPAPKPARARKSKARPAVPAWEDVLLGVRSSGGER, from the coding sequence ATGCGGGAGCTCAAGGTCGTCGGACTCGACGTCGACGGCAGGCGGATCATCTGCGAGACCGACGACTCCACCGAGAAGTTCGTGCTGCGCTCCGATGACCGGCTCAAGGCCGCGGTCCGTGGCGACAGAGTCGGCTCGAACCAAACCACGATCGATGTCGAGGTCCCCAACGTGCTGCGCCCCAAGGATATTCAAGCCAGGATCCGCGCCGGAGCCTCCGTCGAGCAGATCGCCTCGGCGTCGGGCGCCGACATCGAGCGGGTGGAGCGTTTCGCGCATCCGGTGCTGTTGGAGCGTTCCCGCGCCGCGGAGCTGGCCACAGCGGCGCACCCCATCCTGGCTGACGGCCCGTCGGTGCTGACCCTGTTGGAGACCGTCACGACCGCGCTCATCGCGCGCGGGTTGAACCCGGACGACACCACGTGGGACGCCTGGCGCAACGAGGACGGCCGCTGGACGGTCCAGCTCGCGTGGAAGGCGGGGATGTCGGACAACGTCGCGCACTTCCGCTACGCCCCGGGCGCCCACGGCGGCACGGTGTCGGCCTTCGACGACGCCGCCTCGCAGCTGATCGACCCCGACTTCAGCCGGCCCCTGCGCCCCCTGGCGCCGGTTCCCCAGCTGGCACTCGAAGAACCCGAGCAGCCCGTCGACCCGCCGGTCGAGCAGCACATCGAGCCGGAGGAAGAGCCCCAGCCGGCCCCCAAGCCGGCGCGTGCGCGCAAGAGCAAGGCGCGTCCGGCCGTCCCCGCCTGGGAGGATGTGCTGCTAGGCGTTCGCTCCAGCGGCGGCGAGCGTTAA
- a CDS encoding MoaD/ThiS family protein codes for MRAETTHPEARVTVRYFAAARAAAGVEDETITVPAGTTVRELVETLHTRSPGLSAVLARCSYLCDGVAVRDLQTALGDTQTVDVLPPFAGG; via the coding sequence GTGCGAGCCGAGACCACCCACCCCGAGGCGCGCGTCACCGTCCGCTATTTCGCGGCGGCGCGTGCCGCCGCCGGTGTCGAGGACGAAACGATCACCGTGCCCGCCGGGACAACGGTGCGCGAACTGGTCGAGACGTTGCACACCCGGAGCCCTGGGCTGTCGGCGGTGCTGGCGCGGTGTTCCTATCTGTGTGACGGAGTTGCGGTGCGCGACTTGCAGACTGCGCTCGGCGACACCCAGACGGTCGACGTTCTTCCCCCGTTCGCCGGGGGCTGA
- a CDS encoding TrmH family RNA methyltransferase encodes MTAHHVSELNVVDVTDPADPRLDDFRDLNSVDRRPDLPSGKGLVIAEGVLVVQRMLASRFTPRALLGTDRRLGELGADLHGVSAPYYRVEADVMAEAVGFHLNRGVLASASRAAELSVAQVLEGARTIAVLEGVNDHENLGSIFRNAAGLGVDAVVFGSGCADPLYRRAVRVSMGHALLVPFARAARWPADLHVLRDAGFRLLAMTPDEGAPRLADAMDGLADGKVAILVGAEGPGLQEHTMRASDVRVRIPMARGTDSLNVATAAALAFYERDRR; translated from the coding sequence ATGACAGCTCACCACGTGTCCGAGCTGAACGTCGTCGACGTCACCGACCCCGCCGACCCGCGGCTCGACGACTTCCGTGACCTCAACAGCGTCGACCGCAGGCCGGACCTGCCCAGTGGCAAAGGTCTGGTGATCGCGGAGGGCGTTCTGGTCGTCCAGCGCATGCTGGCGTCGCGGTTCACTCCCCGTGCGCTGCTCGGCACCGACCGGCGACTCGGTGAACTCGGCGCTGACCTGCACGGCGTGTCGGCGCCCTACTACCGGGTCGAGGCCGACGTGATGGCCGAGGCGGTCGGGTTCCATCTCAACCGCGGAGTCCTCGCCTCGGCGTCGCGGGCCGCCGAACTGAGCGTCGCGCAGGTGCTCGAGGGGGCCAGGACGATCGCCGTTCTCGAAGGGGTCAACGACCACGAGAACCTCGGCTCGATCTTCCGCAATGCCGCCGGCCTCGGGGTGGACGCGGTGGTCTTCGGCAGCGGGTGCGCCGACCCGCTGTACCGACGCGCTGTGCGGGTGTCGATGGGGCACGCGTTGCTCGTCCCGTTCGCGCGGGCCGCCCGATGGCCGGCTGACCTGCATGTGTTGCGCGATGCGGGCTTCCGGCTGCTGGCGATGACGCCCGATGAGGGCGCGCCGCGCCTGGCCGATGCCATGGACGGACTGGCCGACGGCAAGGTGGCGATCCTCGTCGGCGCGGAGGGCCCCGGCCTGCAGGAGCACACCATGCGCGCCAGTGATGTGCGGGTGCGTATCCCGATGGCCAGGGGGACCGACTCGCTCAACGTGGCCACGGCCGCGGCGTTGGCGTTCTACGAGCGAGACCGGAGATAG
- a CDS encoding DUF2530 domain-containing protein — translation MTEETPGAAAENPQPPELPAALLDPRPVIVAIACGWLLALVLAFTVESLHTWRPITIAGLGVGVLGTSIFLWQRHAVRRGSRGAQHGLT, via the coding sequence ATGACCGAGGAGACGCCGGGCGCGGCGGCGGAGAACCCGCAACCGCCCGAGCTGCCGGCCGCGCTGCTCGACCCGCGGCCGGTCATCGTGGCCATCGCCTGCGGGTGGCTGCTTGCGCTGGTCCTGGCGTTCACCGTCGAGTCGCTGCACACCTGGCGGCCGATCACCATCGCCGGCCTGGGCGTGGGCGTGCTTGGCACGTCGATATTTCTGTGGCAACGTCACGCCGTGCGTCGCGGGAGCCGCGGCGCCCAGCACGGCCTCACCTGA
- a CDS encoding MFS transporter gives MTGARRDPRDPEGQQGGRYYPPRPPAEEHPGMANYPSDPGLNPGLRRPRRTGPDRHSDNRWLPPLDESPRRRASAEGSYDGSEGRLGAADRITVTRAAAHRSREMGSKMYGLVHRAATADGADKSGLTALTWPVVANFAVDAAMAVALANTLFFAAATGESKSRVALYLLITIAPFAVIAPLIGPALDRLQHGRRVALAGSFVLRTVLAVVLIANYDGATGSFPSWVLYPCALGMMVLSKSFSVLRGAVAPRVLPPTIDLVRVNSRLTMFGLLGGTMIGGAVAAAAEWGFNLFQMPGALYVVVAVTMAGALFSMRIPKWVEVTEGEVPATLGYHGGSGEFLRESAPSRFGKARQPLGRNTITALWGNCTVKVMVGFLFLYPAFVAKAHDAGGWEQLRILGLIGAAAAIGNFIGNFTAARMKLGHPAQLVVRCAIAVTAAALATAVTGSLLVAAAATLITSGASAIAKASLDASLQDDLPEESRASAFGRSESLLQLAWVAGGATGVLIYTDLWVGFTTITAVLILGLAQTVLSYRGESLVPGFGGNRPVLAAKEGVRDDATVVTGE, from the coding sequence GTGACCGGAGCGCGGCGTGATCCCCGGGACCCTGAGGGTCAGCAGGGTGGGCGCTACTACCCACCGCGCCCCCCGGCCGAGGAGCACCCCGGCATGGCCAACTACCCCAGCGATCCCGGTCTGAACCCGGGTCTGCGCAGGCCGCGCCGCACCGGTCCGGATCGGCACAGCGACAATCGGTGGCTGCCGCCGCTCGATGAAAGCCCGCGTCGGCGCGCCTCCGCAGAGGGCAGCTACGACGGCTCCGAGGGCCGGTTGGGAGCCGCCGACAGGATCACGGTGACGCGCGCCGCGGCGCATCGCAGCCGCGAGATGGGCTCGAAGATGTACGGCCTGGTGCACCGGGCCGCGACTGCCGACGGCGCCGACAAGTCGGGGCTGACGGCGCTGACCTGGCCCGTGGTCGCGAACTTCGCGGTGGACGCGGCGATGGCCGTCGCGTTGGCGAACACGCTGTTCTTCGCCGCCGCCACGGGCGAGAGCAAGAGCCGCGTCGCGCTGTATCTGCTCATCACGATTGCGCCGTTCGCTGTCATCGCCCCGCTGATCGGACCGGCACTCGACCGGTTGCAGCACGGCAGGCGGGTGGCGTTGGCGGGCTCGTTCGTGCTGCGCACGGTGCTGGCGGTGGTGCTGATCGCGAACTACGACGGGGCGACGGGCTCGTTCCCGTCCTGGGTGCTCTACCCGTGTGCGCTGGGCATGATGGTGCTGTCCAAATCCTTCTCGGTCCTACGTGGCGCGGTCGCGCCGCGCGTGCTGCCGCCGACGATCGACCTCGTGCGGGTGAACTCGCGACTGACCATGTTCGGGCTGCTGGGCGGCACGATGATCGGTGGCGCGGTGGCGGCGGCCGCCGAATGGGGGTTCAACCTGTTCCAGATGCCCGGCGCCCTCTACGTGGTGGTGGCGGTCACCATGGCCGGCGCGCTGTTCTCCATGCGGATCCCCAAGTGGGTCGAGGTCACCGAAGGCGAGGTACCGGCCACGCTGGGCTATCACGGCGGTTCCGGTGAGTTCCTCCGCGAGAGCGCGCCGTCCCGCTTCGGCAAGGCCCGCCAGCCGCTGGGCCGCAACACCATCACCGCTCTGTGGGGAAACTGCACCGTCAAGGTGATGGTCGGCTTCCTGTTCCTGTACCCCGCTTTCGTCGCCAAAGCCCACGACGCCGGCGGGTGGGAACAGCTGCGGATCCTCGGCTTGATCGGAGCGGCCGCGGCGATCGGCAACTTCATCGGAAACTTCACCGCTGCCCGCATGAAGCTCGGTCATCCGGCGCAGCTCGTGGTGCGCTGCGCGATCGCGGTGACGGCGGCGGCTCTGGCGACCGCGGTGACCGGAAGTCTGTTGGTGGCGGCCGCGGCCACGCTCATCACCTCGGGTGCCAGTGCGATCGCCAAGGCGTCACTCGACGCGTCACTGCAGGATGATCTGCCCGAGGAATCGCGCGCGTCGGCGTTCGGTCGTTCGGAGTCGCTTCTACAACTGGCGTGGGTCGCCGGCGGCGCCACCGGTGTGCTGATCTACACCGACTTGTGGGTGGGTTTCACCACGATCACCGCGGTCCTGATCCTCGGGTTGGCCCAGACGGTGCTGAGTTACCGCGGCGAGTCCCTGGTGCCCGGCTTCGGCGGTAACCGCCCGGTGCTGGCGGCGAAAGAAGGCGTGCGTGACGACGCAACGGTGGTGACCGGAGAATGA
- a CDS encoding glutathione S-transferase family protein gives MSYVADPSSSDGEFNRDTDYIDTRITADGRDGYPVEPGRYRLIVARACPWANRTIIVRRLLGLEDVLSIGFCGPTHDERSWTFDLDPGEVDPVLGIHYLRDAYNARIPDYPKGVTVPALVEIESGQVVTNDYAQITLDFSTEWSAHHRDGAPALYPEPLRAEIDEVAERVYTEINNGVYRCGFAGSQRAYERAYDRLFTALDWLEDRLSGQRFLVGDTITEADVRLFTTLARFDPVYHGHFKTNRQKLAEFPALWAYARDLFQTPGFGDTIDFVQIKQHYYLVHSDINPTGVVPKGPDLSNWLTPHGREALGGKPFGDGTPPGPTREGELVPDGHSAG, from the coding sequence ATGAGCTATGTGGCCGACCCGTCGAGCTCCGACGGCGAATTCAACCGGGACACCGACTACATCGACACCCGGATCACCGCCGACGGCAGGGACGGTTATCCCGTCGAGCCCGGCCGCTACCGCTTGATCGTCGCCAGGGCGTGCCCGTGGGCCAACCGCACCATCATCGTGCGCCGCCTCCTCGGCCTGGAGGACGTGCTGTCGATCGGGTTCTGCGGTCCTACACACGACGAACGCAGCTGGACGTTCGATCTGGACCCGGGTGAGGTCGACCCGGTGCTGGGCATCCACTACCTGCGGGATGCGTACAACGCTCGGATTCCCGACTATCCCAAGGGGGTGACCGTCCCCGCGCTGGTGGAGATCGAGAGCGGTCAGGTGGTCACCAACGACTACGCCCAGATCACCTTGGACTTCTCCACCGAGTGGTCGGCCCACCACCGCGACGGCGCGCCTGCGCTGTATCCCGAGCCGCTGCGTGCCGAGATCGACGAGGTGGCTGAGCGGGTCTACACCGAGATCAACAACGGTGTATACCGCTGCGGCTTCGCCGGGTCGCAGCGAGCCTACGAGCGCGCCTATGACCGGTTGTTCACCGCCTTGGACTGGCTCGAAGACCGCCTGAGCGGGCAGCGGTTCCTGGTCGGCGACACGATCACCGAGGCGGACGTGCGGCTGTTCACCACGCTGGCCCGCTTCGATCCGGTGTATCACGGCCATTTCAAGACCAATCGCCAGAAGCTCGCCGAGTTCCCCGCGTTGTGGGCCTACGCCCGCGATCTGTTCCAGACCCCCGGCTTCGGCGACACGATCGATTTCGTCCAGATCAAGCAGCACTACTACCTCGTGCACAGCGACATCAACCCCACAGGTGTGGTCCCGAAGGGCCCCGACCTGTCCAACTGGCTGACGCCCCACGGGCGGGAAGCGCTGGGCGGCAAGCCTTTCGGTGACGGAACGCCTCCGGGCCCGACGCGGGAGGGGGAGCTGGTCCCCGACGGTCACTCGGCGGGCTGA
- a CDS encoding AurF N-oxygenase family protein, with protein sequence MAVKTARTRVIRRWRKNMDVFDDTEYVDMLNTLSEGSVRRNFNPYTDIDWDSPEFAVIPNDERWILPATDPIGQHPWYQSQPVERQIEIGMWRQANVAKVGLHFESILIRGLMEYAFWVPNGSPEYRYCLHEAVEECNHTMMFQEMVNHIGADVPGMPRLLKWIQPAIPLVAGPLPIPFWFGILAGEEPIDHTQKNVLREGKSLHPIMERVMAIHVAEEARHISFAHEYLRKRVPDLPRRKRFWLSLYVPVVMRVLCSAIIVPPRAFWKEFDIPRSVRKEIFFKSPGSRKMLRDMFGDVRMLAQDTGLMNPLAKLMWRICRIDGQASRYRSEPQRQHLAPVA encoded by the coding sequence ATGGCTGTCAAGACCGCAAGGACGCGCGTCATCCGGCGCTGGCGCAAGAACATGGACGTCTTCGACGACACCGAGTACGTCGACATGCTCAACACGCTGTCCGAGGGGTCGGTACGGCGCAATTTCAACCCCTACACCGACATCGACTGGGATTCACCCGAGTTTGCCGTCATCCCCAACGACGAACGCTGGATCCTGCCCGCGACGGATCCGATCGGCCAGCACCCGTGGTACCAGTCGCAGCCGGTGGAGCGGCAGATCGAGATCGGGATGTGGCGGCAGGCCAATGTGGCCAAGGTCGGCCTGCACTTCGAATCGATCCTGATCCGCGGACTGATGGAATATGCCTTCTGGGTCCCGAACGGATCGCCGGAGTACCGGTACTGCCTGCACGAGGCGGTCGAAGAGTGCAACCACACGATGATGTTCCAGGAGATGGTCAACCACATCGGTGCCGACGTCCCAGGTATGCCGCGGCTGCTGAAGTGGATCCAGCCGGCCATCCCGCTGGTTGCCGGGCCGCTGCCGATTCCGTTCTGGTTCGGCATCCTCGCCGGCGAGGAGCCGATCGACCACACGCAGAAGAACGTGCTCCGTGAGGGCAAGTCCCTGCATCCGATCATGGAGCGGGTGATGGCGATCCACGTCGCCGAGGAGGCCCGCCACATCTCGTTCGCCCACGAGTACCTGCGCAAGCGGGTGCCCGACCTGCCGCGCCGCAAGCGGTTCTGGCTGTCGCTGTATGTGCCGGTCGTGATGCGGGTGCTGTGCTCGGCCATCATCGTGCCGCCGCGCGCGTTCTGGAAGGAATTCGACATTCCGCGCTCGGTGCGCAAGGAGATCTTCTTCAAGTCGCCCGGTTCCCGGAAGATGTTGCGAGACATGTTCGGTGACGTTCGCATGCTCGCCCAGGACACCGGTCTGATGAACCCGCTGGCCAAGTTGATGTGGCGGATCTGCCGGATCGACGGCCAGGCCAGCCGGTACCGCAGTGAGCCACAGCGCCAGCACTTGGCGCCGGTCGCGTAA
- a CDS encoding DUF2537 domain-containing protein has translation MRTRDDATPWATGLTVAAFVAAVIGTAIVVLSIGLARVHPLLAVGLNLIAVGGLAPTVWGWRAVPVWRWFVLGSGIGVAGGWIALLTLAAAGANA, from the coding sequence ATGAGAACACGTGACGATGCGACGCCCTGGGCGACGGGACTGACGGTCGCCGCCTTCGTCGCCGCGGTCATCGGGACGGCGATCGTGGTGCTGAGCATCGGTCTGGCCCGGGTGCACCCGTTGCTCGCAGTGGGGCTCAACCTCATCGCGGTGGGCGGATTGGCGCCGACGGTGTGGGGCTGGCGGGCGGTACCGGTGTGGCGCTGGTTCGTGCTGGGATCCGGGATCGGTGTCGCGGGCGGATGGATAGCGCTGTTAACGCTCGCCGCCGCTGGAGCGAACGCCTAG
- a CDS encoding YccF domain-containing protein, with amino-acid sequence MRLILNVIWLIFGGLWLALGYLLAALICFVLIITIPFGFASLRIALYALWPFGRTVVDKPGPRPGALVGNVIWIIVAGVWLAIGHITTALAMAITIIGIPLAVANLKMIPISLWPLGKGIVPVDERHAPAGAAP; translated from the coding sequence ATGCGACTGATACTCAATGTCATCTGGTTGATCTTCGGCGGCCTGTGGCTGGCTTTGGGCTACCTGCTGGCGGCGCTGATCTGCTTCGTGCTGATCATCACCATTCCCTTCGGTTTCGCGTCGTTGCGGATCGCGTTGTACGCGCTGTGGCCCTTCGGGCGCACGGTCGTCGACAAACCCGGTCCGCGGCCAGGCGCGTTGGTCGGCAACGTCATCTGGATCATCGTGGCCGGCGTGTGGCTGGCGATCGGCCACATCACCACCGCGCTCGCGATGGCCATCACGATCATCGGCATCCCGTTGGCCGTGGCCAACCTGAAGATGATCCCGATCTCGCTGTGGCCGCTGGGCAAGGGGATCGTGCCCGTCGACGAACGCCACGCCCCCGCCGGAGCCGCCCCGTGA
- the serC gene encoding phosphoserine transaminase: protein MADAPTSLTIPTELKPSDGRFGCGPSKVRPAQLQALAAASDLFGTSHRQAPVKNLVGRVRDGLRQLFSLPDGYEVILGNGGSTAFWDAAAFGLIDTRSLHLTYGEFSAKFASAVAKNPFVGDPIVVKADPGGAPDPVSDPSVDLIAWAHNETSTGVAVPVQRPAGAGDALIAIDATSAAGGLPVDITEADAYYFAPQKNFAGDGGLWIALMSPAALARVEKVAAAGRWVPDFLSLPIAIENSVKNQTYNTPAIATLILLAEQIDWLLGNGGLEWATKRTADSSARLYAWAEATEYTTPFVADPALRSQVVGTVDFADDVDASAVAKILRTNRIVDTEPYRKLGRNQLRVGMFPAVEPDDVSALTQCIDWVVQRL from the coding sequence ATGGCCGACGCCCCGACTTCGCTGACCATCCCGACCGAGCTCAAGCCCTCCGACGGTCGATTCGGGTGCGGACCGTCCAAGGTCCGCCCCGCACAGCTGCAGGCACTGGCCGCCGCGAGCGACCTGTTCGGCACCTCCCACCGCCAGGCACCGGTCAAGAACCTGGTCGGGAGGGTCCGAGACGGCCTGCGTCAGCTCTTCTCCCTGCCCGACGGCTACGAGGTGATCCTCGGCAACGGCGGCTCGACGGCGTTCTGGGACGCCGCCGCGTTCGGCCTGATCGACACCCGCTCGCTGCACCTGACCTACGGAGAGTTCAGCGCCAAGTTCGCCTCGGCGGTGGCCAAGAACCCGTTCGTCGGCGACCCGATCGTGGTCAAGGCCGACCCCGGCGGCGCACCCGATCCGGTCAGCGACCCCTCGGTCGACCTCATCGCCTGGGCGCACAACGAGACCTCGACCGGTGTCGCGGTGCCGGTGCAGCGCCCGGCCGGGGCCGGCGACGCCCTGATCGCGATCGATGCGACGTCCGCGGCGGGTGGCCTGCCCGTCGACATCACCGAGGCCGACGCCTACTACTTCGCTCCGCAGAAGAACTTCGCCGGCGACGGTGGGCTGTGGATCGCCCTGATGTCCCCCGCCGCGCTCGCGCGGGTGGAGAAGGTGGCCGCGGCGGGGCGCTGGGTTCCGGACTTCCTCTCGCTGCCCATCGCGATCGAGAACAGCGTCAAGAACCAGACCTACAACACCCCGGCCATCGCCACGCTGATCCTGCTCGCCGAGCAGATCGACTGGCTGCTCGGCAACGGCGGGCTGGAGTGGGCGACCAAGCGCACCGCCGACTCCTCGGCGCGGCTCTACGCATGGGCCGAGGCGACCGAGTACACGACCCCGTTCGTCGCCGACCCCGCGCTGCGGTCGCAGGTGGTCGGCACCGTCGACTTCGCCGACGACGTCGATGCGTCCGCGGTGGCCAAAATCCTGCGCACCAACCGCATCGTCGACACCGAGCCGTACCGCAAGCTGGGCCGCAACCAGCTGCGCGTCGGCATGTTCCCCGCGGTGGAGCCCGACGACGTCAGCGCGCTGACGCAATGCATCGACTGGGTTGTCCAGCGTTTGTAG
- a CDS encoding cold-shock protein codes for MPTGRVKWYDAEKGFGFLSQEDGEDVYVRSSALPAGVEALKAGQRVEFGVAAGRRGPQALSLKLIDPPPSLSRTRREAAAAEHKHTPDELHGMVEDMITLLEGAVQPELRKGRYPDRKVARRVSEVVRAVARELDA; via the coding sequence GTGCCGACGGGCCGGGTGAAGTGGTACGACGCGGAGAAGGGCTTCGGGTTCCTCTCGCAGGAGGACGGTGAGGACGTCTACGTGCGGTCCTCGGCGTTGCCCGCCGGTGTGGAGGCCCTCAAGGCGGGCCAGCGCGTCGAGTTCGGCGTGGCCGCCGGGCGACGCGGACCCCAGGCGCTGAGCCTGAAGCTGATCGACCCGCCCCCGAGCCTGTCGCGGACCCGTCGCGAGGCTGCCGCCGCCGAGCACAAGCACACCCCCGACGAACTGCACGGCATGGTCGAGGACATGATCACGCTGCTCGAGGGTGCAGTGCAGCCGGAACTGCGCAAGGGCCGCTACCCGGACCGCAAGGTGGCTCGCCGGGTGTCCGAGGTCGTGCGGGCTGTCGCGCGGGAGCTCGACGCCTAA
- the moaA gene encoding GTP 3',8-cyclase MoaA yields the protein MSVVALGVPSVHRQASDPAPPCPTEGPLIDTFGRVATDLRVSLTDLCNLRCTYCMPAEGLDWMPGEQKLHADELIRLLRLAVTRLGITNVRFTGGEPLVVPHLEDVVRATAQLRPRPEITLTTNGVGLAARAEALAHAGLSRINVSLDTVDPARFKAITRRDRLDDVLAGLRAARAAGLDPVKVNAVLDPVTGLEDAVALLGFCLDEGLQLRIIEQMPLDAGHSWQRDRALSADVVLAALRAHFTLTEDPAPRGSAPAQLWQVHRGGQVAGRVGIIASVSQAFCAACDRSRLTADGQVRNCLFAREETDLRALLRTGADDDALEAAWRSAMWAKAAGHGINDPDFIQPDRPMSAIGG from the coding sequence GTGAGCGTCGTCGCACTCGGGGTGCCCAGCGTGCACCGACAGGCATCGGACCCGGCTCCGCCGTGTCCGACCGAAGGCCCCCTCATCGACACCTTCGGCAGGGTGGCCACCGACCTGCGCGTCTCGCTGACAGACCTGTGCAATCTGCGCTGCACGTACTGCATGCCCGCGGAAGGGCTGGACTGGATGCCGGGCGAGCAGAAACTGCATGCCGACGAGCTGATCCGGCTCCTTCGCCTGGCCGTGACCCGCCTCGGGATCACCAACGTCCGGTTCACCGGTGGTGAGCCGCTGGTCGTGCCGCACCTCGAGGACGTCGTGCGCGCCACCGCTCAGCTTCGCCCACGCCCGGAAATCACGTTGACGACCAACGGTGTCGGGCTGGCCGCTCGCGCCGAGGCGCTGGCCCATGCCGGGCTCAGTCGCATCAATGTCTCGTTGGACACCGTCGACCCGGCCCGCTTCAAGGCCATCACCCGCCGCGACCGGCTCGACGACGTGCTGGCCGGGCTGCGCGCAGCCAGAGCGGCCGGGCTGGACCCGGTCAAAGTCAACGCGGTGCTCGACCCGGTCACCGGCCTCGAGGACGCGGTGGCGCTGCTGGGCTTCTGTCTCGACGAGGGGTTGCAGCTGCGCATCATCGAACAGATGCCGCTCGACGCGGGGCACTCGTGGCAGCGCGACCGCGCGTTGTCGGCCGACGTGGTGCTGGCCGCACTGCGGGCGCACTTCACGCTGACCGAGGACCCGGCACCGCGGGGATCCGCGCCGGCGCAGCTCTGGCAGGTGCATCGGGGCGGGCAGGTGGCTGGGCGGGTCGGCATCATCGCGTCGGTCTCGCAGGCCTTCTGCGCCGCCTGTGACCGCAGCAGGCTCACCGCTGACGGACAGGTGCGCAACTGCCTGTTCGCGCGCGAGGAGACCGACCTGCGCGCGCTGCTGCGCACGGGCGCTGACGACGACGCACTCGAAGCGGCGTGGCGCTCTGCGATGTGGGCCAAGGCGGCGGGCCACGGCATCAACGACCCGGACTTCATCCAACCGGACCGGCCGATGAGCGCGATCGGAGGCTAG
- a CDS encoding SRPBCC family protein → MAAPLLQAQIDINAPVSRVWELVSDLGNMPRWSPQCRLMKPLGGMRQGARTVNVNRRGMLFWPTTSRITELVPEKKLAFRVNENGTVWSYELQPTEAGTRLVETRHAENGVKPISNTLVNSFMGGVSNFEQELIEGMNSSLARIKAAAEN, encoded by the coding sequence ATGGCAGCGCCGCTGTTGCAGGCACAGATCGACATCAACGCACCCGTCTCGCGAGTGTGGGAGCTGGTGTCGGACCTGGGCAACATGCCGCGGTGGAGCCCCCAGTGCCGCCTGATGAAACCACTCGGCGGCATGCGCCAGGGCGCCCGCACCGTGAACGTCAACCGGCGCGGAATGCTGTTCTGGCCCACCACCAGCCGCATCACCGAGCTCGTCCCCGAGAAGAAACTGGCCTTCCGGGTCAACGAGAACGGCACTGTGTGGAGCTATGAGCTGCAGCCCACCGAGGCGGGCACGCGGCTGGTCGAGACGCGCCACGCCGAGAACGGCGTGAAGCCGATCTCGAACACGTTGGTCAACTCGTTCATGGGCGGGGTGTCGAATTTCGAGCAGGAACTGATCGAAGGCATGAATTCCTCGCTGGCCCGCATCAAGGCGGCGGCGGAGAACTAG
- a CDS encoding DUF2771 domain-containing protein, giving the protein MKRGLAALAAVALLASIGTAVLVWRLSSDSDPHLPEISAYSHGELTRVGPYRVCEVLDPTDCVVPASQGELPVSGRHPVQLSVPQEVAKAPWVLLRAFEDGDRVEEFRPASRLAVTIPTVDPQLGRLRGIAVQLPTLVRDQDGNEFPVPHAEWSVRTTWDQPAE; this is encoded by the coding sequence ATGAAGCGGGGACTCGCCGCGCTCGCGGCTGTGGCGCTGCTGGCGTCGATCGGTACCGCCGTGCTGGTGTGGCGGCTGTCCAGCGACAGCGATCCGCACCTTCCCGAGATCTCGGCGTACTCCCACGGAGAGCTGACCAGGGTGGGGCCGTACCGGGTGTGCGAGGTGCTCGACCCGACCGATTGTGTGGTTCCCGCCTCGCAGGGCGAGTTACCGGTGAGCGGTCGTCACCCCGTCCAGTTGTCGGTGCCGCAGGAGGTGGCGAAAGCACCGTGGGTGCTGCTGCGCGCCTTCGAGGACGGCGACCGCGTCGAGGAGTTCCGGCCCGCTAGCAGACTCGCCGTGACGATCCCGACGGTCGACCCGCAGTTGGGCCGGCTGCGGGGCATCGCCGTGCAGCTGCCGACGTTGGTGCGCGACCAGGATGGCAACGAATTCCCGGTGCCGCACGCGGAATGGTCGGTGCGCACCACCTGGGATCAGCCCGCCGAGTGA